A genomic segment from Spinacia oleracea cultivar Varoflay chromosome 3, BTI_SOV_V1, whole genome shotgun sequence encodes:
- the LOC130469330 gene encoding auxin-responsive protein SAUR32, translating into MGSGERQHMNFHLHLSNLLHHHHHGHHHHRGGDNNNKGGVPKGCMAVLVGHEGEGKLERFVIPIVYINHPLFMKLLKEAEEEYGFDQKGPITIPCHVEQFRNVQDVIDRENHRMMNPHHHHHHHHHHHHNNFLCFKA; encoded by the coding sequence ATGGGTAGTGGTGAAAGACAACACATGAACTTCCACCTCCACCTCTCCAATCTCctccaccatcaccaccacggccaccaccaccatcgcggcggagacaacaacaacaagggtGGTGTACCAAAAGGGTGCATGGCGGTTCTAGTAGGGCATGAAGGAGAAGGGAAACTAGAAAGGTTTGTGATTCCAATTGTGTACATTAATCACCCTCTATTCATGAAACTTCTTAAAGAAGCTGAGGAAGAGTATGGATTTGACCAAAAGGGCCCTATCACTATTCCATGCCACGTGGAGCAATTCCGTAACGTTCAAGACGTGATTGATCGTGAGAACCACCGTATGATGAACcctcatcaccatcatcatcaccatcatcatcatcatcacaacAATTTCTTGTGCTTCAAGGCTTGA
- the LOC110797274 gene encoding CDPK-related kinase 3 isoform X2, which produces MTSAVAIEDVRREVKILKALSGNQHMLKFYDAFEDTNNVYLVMELCEGGELLDRILQRGGKYAEEDAKEIVVQILSAVAFCHLQGVVHRDLKPENFLFATKDDDARLKVIDFGLSDYVRPDHRLNDVVGSAYYVAPEVLHRSYNTEADMWSIGVITYILLCGSRPFYARTESGIFRSVLRAEPNFDDIPWPNISAEGRDFVKRLLNKDHRKRMTAAQALAHPWLRDENRPLPLDIFPFKLVRSYIRSTPLKRAALKALSKALTDNDLFYLEAQFKLLEPKDGCISFENFKAALVRNATDAMKEAKVGEILTMMESFSSKKIDFEEFCVAAISVYQLEALQDWDKIASTAFQYFEQEGNRKISVEDLAREMNLGPTAYTLVKDWIRSSDGNINFIGYTKFLHGVTVRSSNARRQ; this is translated from the exons ATGACTTCAGCAGTTGCAATCGAAGATGTTCGTAGGGAGGTGAAAATATTGAAAGCATTATCTGGAAATCAGCATATGCTCAAATTTTATGATGCATTTGAGGATACTAACAACGTCTACTTAGTTATGGA ATTATGCGAAGGTGGTGAGCTATTAGATAGAATTTTGCAAAG AGGTGGAAAATACGCCGAGGAAGATGCCAAGGAAATTGTGGTGCAAATTTTATCAGCAGTTGCATTTTGCCATCTTCAGGGTGTTGTGCACCGTGATTTAAAACCAGAG AATTTTCTTTTTGCTACAAAGGATGATGATGCGCGCTTAAAGGTTATAGATTTTGGTCTTTCTGATTATGTCAGGCCAG ATCATAGGCTTAATGATGTAGTTGGGAGTGCTTACTATGTTGCACCAGAAGTGCTGCATAGATCATACAACACTGAAGCTGATATGTGGAGCATCGGTGTCATAACTTACATCTTGTTATGTGGAAGCAGACCTTTTTATGCACGAACCGAATCAGGAATATTCCGTTCAGTCTTAAGGGCCGAGCCTAATTTTGATGATATACCTTGGCCGAATATATCGGCAGAGGGTAGAGATTTTGTCAAAAGGCTATTGAATAAGGACCATAGGAAAAGGATGACCGCAGCACAAGCACTAG CTCATCCATGGTTACGAGATGAAAACAGACCTCTTCCTTTAGATATATTCCCCTTCAAGTTAGTGAGGTCATATATTCGCTCTACTCCTCTTAAACGAGCTGCTCTAAAG GCTCTTTCAAAAGCTCTGACAGATAATGATCTCTTTTACCTCGAAGCGCAATTTAAACTCCTGGAGCCAAAAGATGGATGTATCTCTTTCGAGAATTTTAAAGCA GCTCTCGTGAGAAATGCTACTGATGCCATGAAAGAAGCCAAAGTTGGCGAAATTTTGACTATG ATGGAATCATTTTCCTCGAAGAAGATAGATTTTGAGGAGTTCTGTGTTGCGGCAATCAGTGTTTACCAGCTTGAGGCTCTTCAAGACTGGGATAAAATTGCTAGCACCGCGTTTCAGTATTTTGAGCAGGAAGGTAACCGGAAGATCTCAGTTGAGGACTTAGCAAGG GAAATGAACTTGGGCCCCACGGCTTATACATTAGTCAAGGATTGGATACGAAGCTCGGATGGAAACATCAACTTCATTGGTTACACCAAATTCTTGCATGGTGTTACAGTACGTAGCTCAAACGCAAGACGGCAATAA
- the LOC110797274 gene encoding CDPK-related kinase 6 isoform X1 → MGHCYSKKANLVAVNDGGTATVEDPRRTPASAQMTPFQSPYPVGINPSPARTPGRRIMKWPFPPPSPAKPIMAALRRRRKESGGVTPERVAEEGGEGRREREAERERERGLDKNFGYSKNFGAKYELGKEVGRGHFGHTCWAKGKKGDVKGVAVAVKIISKAKMTSAVAIEDVRREVKILKALSGNQHMLKFYDAFEDTNNVYLVMELCEGGELLDRILQRGGKYAEEDAKEIVVQILSAVAFCHLQGVVHRDLKPENFLFATKDDDARLKVIDFGLSDYVRPDHRLNDVVGSAYYVAPEVLHRSYNTEADMWSIGVITYILLCGSRPFYARTESGIFRSVLRAEPNFDDIPWPNISAEGRDFVKRLLNKDHRKRMTAAQALAHPWLRDENRPLPLDIFPFKLVRSYIRSTPLKRAALKALSKALTDNDLFYLEAQFKLLEPKDGCISFENFKAALVRNATDAMKEAKVGEILTMMESFSSKKIDFEEFCVAAISVYQLEALQDWDKIASTAFQYFEQEGNRKISVEDLAREMNLGPTAYTLVKDWIRSSDGNINFIGYTKFLHGVTVRSSNARRQ, encoded by the exons ATGGGGCACTGTTACAGCAAGAAGGCTAATTTAGTGGCGGTCAACGACGGCGGCACTGCCACCGTGGAAGACCCCAGAAGAACCCCGGCGAGTGCGCAAATGACGCCGTTTCAGAGCCCTTACCCTGTTGGAATAAACCCTTCTCCGGCGAGAACTCCGGGGAGGAGGATCATGAAATGGCCCTTTCCGCCGCCGTCTCCGGCGAAACCTATAATGGCGGCgttgaggaggaggaggaaggagAGTGGTGGGGTGACGCCGGAGAGGGTGGCCGAGGAGGGAGGTGAAGGGAGGAGGGAGAGGGAGGCGGAGAGGGAAAGAGAGAGGGGTTTAGACAAGAATTTTGGGTATTCCAAGAATTTTGGGGCGAAGTATGAGTTAGGGAAGGAAGTGGGGCGAGGGCATTTTGGTCATACTTGTTGGGCGAAGGGGAAAAAGGGAGATGTTAAAGGTGTTGCTGTTGCTGTCAAGATTATTTCTAAAGCTAAG ATGACTTCAGCAGTTGCAATCGAAGATGTTCGTAGGGAGGTGAAAATATTGAAAGCATTATCTGGAAATCAGCATATGCTCAAATTTTATGATGCATTTGAGGATACTAACAACGTCTACTTAGTTATGGA ATTATGCGAAGGTGGTGAGCTATTAGATAGAATTTTGCAAAG AGGTGGAAAATACGCCGAGGAAGATGCCAAGGAAATTGTGGTGCAAATTTTATCAGCAGTTGCATTTTGCCATCTTCAGGGTGTTGTGCACCGTGATTTAAAACCAGAG AATTTTCTTTTTGCTACAAAGGATGATGATGCGCGCTTAAAGGTTATAGATTTTGGTCTTTCTGATTATGTCAGGCCAG ATCATAGGCTTAATGATGTAGTTGGGAGTGCTTACTATGTTGCACCAGAAGTGCTGCATAGATCATACAACACTGAAGCTGATATGTGGAGCATCGGTGTCATAACTTACATCTTGTTATGTGGAAGCAGACCTTTTTATGCACGAACCGAATCAGGAATATTCCGTTCAGTCTTAAGGGCCGAGCCTAATTTTGATGATATACCTTGGCCGAATATATCGGCAGAGGGTAGAGATTTTGTCAAAAGGCTATTGAATAAGGACCATAGGAAAAGGATGACCGCAGCACAAGCACTAG CTCATCCATGGTTACGAGATGAAAACAGACCTCTTCCTTTAGATATATTCCCCTTCAAGTTAGTGAGGTCATATATTCGCTCTACTCCTCTTAAACGAGCTGCTCTAAAG GCTCTTTCAAAAGCTCTGACAGATAATGATCTCTTTTACCTCGAAGCGCAATTTAAACTCCTGGAGCCAAAAGATGGATGTATCTCTTTCGAGAATTTTAAAGCA GCTCTCGTGAGAAATGCTACTGATGCCATGAAAGAAGCCAAAGTTGGCGAAATTTTGACTATG ATGGAATCATTTTCCTCGAAGAAGATAGATTTTGAGGAGTTCTGTGTTGCGGCAATCAGTGTTTACCAGCTTGAGGCTCTTCAAGACTGGGATAAAATTGCTAGCACCGCGTTTCAGTATTTTGAGCAGGAAGGTAACCGGAAGATCTCAGTTGAGGACTTAGCAAGG GAAATGAACTTGGGCCCCACGGCTTATACATTAGTCAAGGATTGGATACGAAGCTCGGATGGAAACATCAACTTCATTGGTTACACCAAATTCTTGCATGGTGTTACAGTACGTAGCTCAAACGCAAGACGGCAATAA